TCTGCAATCGGGGCTCATCCCCGGGAACTCGTACGACATACGGCTTCACTTCGCGGAGATCTTCTGGTCCGCCAGTGGCCAGCGGTCCTTTGACGTTGAGATCAATGGCACGAAAGTGATCGACGACTACGACGTCTTCGTGGAAGCCGGCGGTGAGGATAAGGCCGTCATCGAAGAGTTTACGGCAACCGCTACCGCCGGTGGGCAGATTACGATGGAGTTTCTCACGGAGGTGAATAACGCGAAAGTGAGCGCGATCGAAGTGATTGGTGAAGTGCAAGGTGGCGAGCGGGTGCTGTTTGTGCGTGGCGGCGATCGCACGGGCGGTTTCTTGGAAGCGGGTAACGATTTTCAACGCACGGAGCAGCTCGCGGACATTACCAACTTTTCCACCAGCGGCGGCAATCACGGTTGGGGTACGCTTGCTACCACACTCGAAGGCGCAGGTTTTGTCCTTGAGCAAATCACCGAAGGTTCTGAAACCTCATCGGGACCAGCGGCGGGGATTCATATCGACTTCGAGACCATGAACCTCGACCAGTACGATGCGATCGTCCTTGGTTCGAACAATGCCGTTTACGATACCGCGGCAGTTGATGCGATTGAGGATTACATACGTGGTGGAGGCGCTGTCCTATTCATTTCGGACGCGAACTTCGGTGGCAACTGGGCCGATGCGTCGAACTCTGATCAGCAGTTCCTCGACCGCTTCGGTTGGACGATGAATCAAGATCAGGGGACGTATACGATCTCGCGTTCTAGCGGTGAATTCCTCGTGCCTGATCATCCGATCTTCAGTGGCGTGAACTCGTTCGACGGAGAAGGGGTCACGCCGATCATGGTGGGTTCACCTGGCACTGGCGTCACGGAGACAATTCTCGCTCGGGCGGAAGGCAATACGCGTGTGAACACGCCACCGTTTGGCGGTAACATGCAGGGTGGCTCTCGACCTTCCACAGCGAACGACGCCGTGTTGGTTGTCGCCGACGCAGACGATGGGCGAATTGCCGGGCATTACGACCGCAACACGTTCTTCAACCAAAATGGTGCTGGGACCAACATCAACCGACTAGACAACACCCAGTACGCCATCAATCTGTTTAGTTGGCTGGTTGGACGGTTCGAACCTTCTGCCGACTTCGATAGTAACGGAACGGTTGAGGGGCTGGATTTCCTGGCGTGGCAACGGGGCTCGGGGACGACTTCGGGTGCAATTCGCAGCGACGGCGATGCGAATCTTGATGAAGCCGTGGATGCCCAGGATCTGACTGTCTGGCAAGAGACATACGGCGAAACGACAGCAGCGGTTGCCGCTTCTCAAACCTCTAGCGATCTGATTGCCCTAGCAGCGCGTGCGTCGGAGAGCAACCAGGACGTCGAGGAACGGGACGCATTCTTCGCGGAGCTTGAAAGCCGTTTTTCGAGTTGATCACGAAGTAGGCCGTAACAAGGTCTAGTGCCGTTACGGCATGGCGGCTCTTCAATTGTTAAGTGCCGTAACAGCACTGTCGCTCGTTACGGCCTACTCCGTTAGGAACTTATCTGCTTCGCGTTTCTGTTTCGCGACTAGCCAAGCGTTTCGTCGTGTCCTCCAGCGAAGTGCGACCAGCAAAGCGGAGTTTGCCGTCTTCGATTTGAAGAGTTTCAAGTTGACGCCGTTGCCCGACCGAGGAGATTGCTGCCGCTAGAGGAAAGAGCGCTACGGGCGACCCCTCTTCTTCAGTCCAAGCCAAGGGGATTTCCATCTTCTCGGCACCCGCAGCGATCTTCCGCGCGATCTTGCTTGTGGAAATAGGCAGCGAGCCCGCATGGGCACTATCCAATCGGATGCCCAGCATGTCGGC
The genomic region above belongs to Lacipirellulaceae bacterium and contains:
- a CDS encoding malectin domain-containing carbohydrate-binding protein, whose amino-acid sequence is MRGRIESLEPRLLLTAVNAGGPAIGMFAASNSFTGGTNFTSSTPVDVSGVVDPAPAAVYQTERTGSNGSDFTYLQSGLIPGNSYDIRLHFAEIFWSASGQRSFDVEINGTKVIDDYDVFVEAGGEDKAVIEEFTATATAGGQITMEFLTEVNNAKVSAIEVIGEVQGGERVLFVRGGDRTGGFLEAGNDFQRTEQLADITNFSTSGGNHGWGTLATTLEGAGFVLEQITEGSETSSGPAAGIHIDFETMNLDQYDAIVLGSNNAVYDTAAVDAIEDYIRGGGAVLFISDANFGGNWADASNSDQQFLDRFGWTMNQDQGTYTISRSSGEFLVPDHPIFSGVNSFDGEGVTPIMVGSPGTGVTETILARAEGNTRVNTPPFGGNMQGGSRPSTANDAVLVVADADDGRIAGHYDRNTFFNQNGAGTNINRLDNTQYAINLFSWLVGRFEPSADFDSNGTVEGLDFLAWQRGSGTTSGAIRSDGDANLDEAVDAQDLTVWQETYGETTAAVAASQTSSDLIALAARASESNQDVEERDAFFAELESRFSS